In one window of Microbacterium dextranolyticum DNA:
- a CDS encoding zinc-binding metallopeptidase family protein encodes MSSTPRCPSCRRFVYLDTLVCPDCTTEMGLEVIERRFVGIRDGRAVVDGVTWYTCSERRWGCNWLVREDAPAGRCFSCRLTRTRPPADDTIALEKLATTEEAKRRLLLQLGDLGLPIVPWDVWPGGLGFDLLSSRSEGRRVIIGHANGIITIDLAESLDDVREALRVRLGEPYRTVLGHLRHESGHYFQNVLIRDDTAWAQCRDLFGDERASYQDALTRHYETGAPAGWQDSFISEYATMHPWEDFAETFAHYLHIVGTLKTAAAIGMRLDASATRRDVDVVPEDHYDDQPIGRVLSDWEALSQGFNRINRSMGLADLYPFTISPPVRRKLAFVHELVTRAPLTTDEQVALALAPRERADD; translated from the coding sequence GTGAGCTCCACGCCGCGCTGCCCCTCCTGCCGCCGCTTCGTCTACCTCGACACGCTGGTGTGTCCGGACTGCACGACCGAGATGGGGCTCGAAGTGATCGAGCGCCGCTTCGTCGGCATCCGCGACGGACGAGCGGTCGTCGACGGGGTCACCTGGTACACCTGCTCGGAGCGCCGGTGGGGCTGCAACTGGCTGGTGCGCGAGGATGCCCCCGCGGGACGCTGCTTCTCGTGCCGGCTGACGCGCACACGGCCGCCGGCGGACGACACGATCGCCCTCGAGAAGCTCGCCACCACCGAAGAGGCCAAACGCCGACTGCTGCTGCAGCTGGGCGACCTCGGTCTTCCGATCGTGCCGTGGGACGTTTGGCCGGGCGGGCTCGGCTTCGACCTGCTCTCGAGCCGTTCCGAGGGCCGACGCGTCATCATCGGGCATGCGAACGGCATCATCACGATCGACCTCGCCGAAAGCCTCGACGATGTGCGCGAGGCGCTGCGGGTGCGCCTCGGCGAGCCGTATCGCACGGTGCTCGGCCACCTGCGCCACGAGAGCGGTCACTACTTCCAGAACGTGCTGATCCGCGACGACACGGCGTGGGCGCAGTGCCGCGACCTGTTCGGTGACGAACGTGCGAGCTACCAGGACGCCCTGACGCGCCATTACGAGACCGGAGCGCCGGCCGGATGGCAGGACTCGTTCATCTCCGAGTACGCCACCATGCACCCGTGGGAGGACTTCGCCGAGACCTTCGCGCACTACCTGCACATCGTGGGCACGTTGAAGACCGCCGCCGCGATCGGGATGAGACTGGATGCCTCCGCCACGCGTCGCGACGTGGACGTGGTTCCCGAGGACCACTACGACGATCAGCCGATCGGTCGGGTGCTCAGCGACTGGGAGGCCCTGTCGCAGGGCTTCAACCGCATCAACCGCTCCATGGGGCTCGCCGATCTGTATCCCTTCACGATCAGCCCGCCGGTGCGTCGCAAGCTGGCATTCGTGCACGAGCTCGTCACCCGCGCTCCGCTCACGACGGACGAGCAGGTCGCGCTCGCTCTGGCCCCGCGCGAGCGCGCCGACGACTGA
- a CDS encoding O-acetylhomoserine aminocarboxypropyltransferase/cysteine synthase family protein translates to MTTRGFTTRQLHERATGATPTARATPIYLTAGFEFDEYDNAAAHFGAGEGYAYTRIGNPTVETVEHTLAALEGGSQALLLASGQAATSVALLALLEAGQHIVSSTHIYEGTRGLFRDNLSRLGIATTFVDDIDDPDAWEAAIRPETRALFAESISNAANRLIDIAAIAEVAHRHGIPLVVDNTFATPYLVRPIEHGADVVVHSASKFLAGHGSVLGGAIVDSGRFDPARDGHLFPHLIEPGRGGAASIADRVGGDARIAYARESVAPRFGPTPSPLNAFLIGQGIETLSLRVERQSANALAVAQWLEGRPEIAAVDYVGLIGHPHHALAEHLLPDGYGSVFSFTVRGGSDAARRLVESLEVFTHMTHLGDVRSLVLHPASTSHVTLSADERAAVGVFEGTLRVSIGIEDVADLTADLARALAVASPVDVAVVA, encoded by the coding sequence ATGACCACCCGGGGGTTCACGACACGGCAGCTGCACGAGCGGGCGACGGGAGCCACTCCCACTGCACGGGCGACACCCATCTACCTCACGGCGGGCTTCGAGTTCGACGAGTACGACAACGCCGCCGCGCATTTCGGTGCAGGCGAGGGCTACGCCTACACCCGCATCGGAAACCCGACCGTCGAGACCGTCGAGCACACTCTGGCGGCGCTCGAGGGCGGCTCGCAGGCGCTGCTGCTCGCGAGCGGGCAGGCCGCCACCTCCGTCGCTCTGCTGGCTCTGCTCGAAGCCGGCCAGCACATCGTCTCGTCGACTCACATCTACGAAGGCACCCGCGGACTGTTCCGCGACAACCTCTCGCGGCTCGGCATCGCCACGACCTTCGTCGACGACATCGACGACCCGGATGCCTGGGAGGCCGCGATCCGGCCCGAGACCCGCGCGTTGTTCGCCGAGTCGATCTCCAACGCCGCGAACCGGCTCATCGACATCGCCGCGATCGCCGAGGTCGCCCATCGCCACGGCATCCCCCTCGTCGTCGACAACACGTTCGCCACCCCGTACCTTGTGCGCCCGATCGAGCACGGCGCCGACGTCGTCGTGCACTCGGCGAGCAAGTTCCTCGCGGGACACGGCAGCGTGCTCGGCGGCGCGATCGTCGACAGCGGGCGGTTCGATCCGGCGCGCGACGGTCACCTGTTTCCGCACCTCATCGAGCCGGGTCGGGGCGGAGCCGCGAGCATTGCGGACCGGGTGGGCGGGGACGCCCGCATCGCGTACGCGCGCGAGAGTGTCGCGCCGCGCTTCGGACCGACGCCCTCGCCGCTGAACGCCTTCCTCATCGGGCAGGGGATCGAGACGCTGAGTCTGCGCGTCGAGCGCCAGAGCGCCAACGCCCTCGCCGTCGCCCAGTGGCTCGAGGGCCGCCCCGAGATCGCCGCCGTCGACTACGTCGGGCTCATCGGGCACCCTCATCACGCCCTCGCCGAGCATCTGCTGCCCGACGGCTACGGCTCGGTGTTCAGCTTCACGGTGCGCGGGGGATCGGACGCCGCCCGGCGCCTCGTCGAGAGCCTCGAGGTGTTCACCCACATGACCCACCTCGGCGATGTCCGCTCGCTCGTGCTCCACCCGGCCTCGACCTCGCACGTCACCCTCAGCGCCGACGAGCGCGCCGCCGTCGGCGTGTTCGAGGGCACCCTGCGGGTGTCGATCGGCATCGAAGACGTCGCCGACCTCACCGCCGACCTCGCACGGGCTCTCGCCGTGGCGTCCCCCGTCGACGTCGCCGTGGTCGCGTGA